The DNA window GCTCGGGGCCATAGGGACCCCACTAGACGCACACTCACTTCGCAGGTTCTCGCCTGTAGTGTCGTACTTGTCATGGATCCACTCAGGAGGCGGTGGGTAGAAGTTGGCCTGGGAGGCAGCGAAGCCCAAGGGGTCATTGCTGGCCCACACCGTCAGGCAGATGTAGAAGGTGTCTGGAGGGATGATGCCATTCTCATCCACCAACCGCCGCGTTGTCAGCTatgggggcagcagggctgatgGTTAGAAGAGTGGTGGGCACAGCACACGGTACAGCCCCATCgctccatccccagccccactgctccatccccagccctaTCCCCAAGCACCTGGTTGAAGTTGAAGGGCTCCTTCTTGTTGCcagtctggatgaggagcttgTAAGCCAGTGCCCCGTCCTCGGAACCGTTGCGATAGCTATCATGGGTGATGCGGCCAGCTTGCCAGTCCCTGTCAAAGGTGGCCTGGAGCCCTGGGGACAAAGCATGGGGTGAGCATTCATCGTGGCACCATGGGGACACCATGGGATCCCCCCACCCACAAGGGCTCCAGAGGATGCTATGCACTTGGGAAGGTATTTCTTGGCATAAAGGTTGGGGTGGGAGCCCTGGAGATGCCCCTTACCTCGCAGCCAGTCCTGGAAGTAGTGGAGCCACATCTTGGGCAGGTCATGGTTGCCCTCACGCACCACGTACTTGACGGTGCTGAAGGCCTGGTGCAGGCTCAGCAGGGCCGCCTGGGCACCTGGGTAGTGGAAACCACCTTTGGTGACGATGAACATGTTGTAGAAGGAAAAGTACTTGAACTGGGCTGAGATGAAGGCGTGAGCCTTGGTGTCCCGTGGCACAATGTCTGTCAGGTAGAGCCCATCATGCACCATGGTGGTGCCGTAGAGGCTAAGTCCCAGCAGTGCCAAGAAGAggaccaccaccaccacctgtAAGGACAGCAGGTCAACCAATGTCTCATGCTACCATGCCGCACTGCACAACCCCCCATTCCCACCCAACTTCACCTTGGTCTGGGTCCGCAGCAGGAGTGGGGCATACTTCTCACGGGCAAAGTCGGAGAGGCTCCAGCGGCACAAGGGCAGCGGCACGCACTCACGCCCACCCTTGGCCTCGTCCAGCTGGGCCAATAGGTCCCGTGTGGAGCTGGAGGGGGTGAAGACCTGCGAGCCCAATGGGTCggcaggtggcagcagcacagcaggcgAGGTGCACACTTGGGAGGTGGGTGGCAGGACGGTGACGATGTGGTGGCCCGATGGGTCGCACTGGGTGAAGGCCTGCACGGTGGTGGTGATCTGAGTGCTGGTGGCCACGCCGGGGTGGCCATAGGGGGATGGGTGGGAGGCATGGTTGTCATTGGCATCAGCCAACTCCTGGGGTTGGATCTGGATGACCCGTGAGGAGCAAGGGctgtgggaagaggaaggaggaggtggtgaggtaatgagcagggctgcccatgGGACTGCTTTGGGTGGGACACGAGGGTCCTGTGCGCCATCCTTGGCAGAGATCTGCTACCTGTagaagcagcagaggatgtcaaGACGGCGCTTCTCCCGCCGGTACAGGTCCAGGCTCAGTATGGCGGGGAAGATGAACAGCACCATGGCAAAGTTGAACACCACCACTACTGCTGCCTGCGGGCAGAGGGACATGTCAGAGCCAGTCTCTTCCCACCCCACAACACGGGTCACCACTCCCCAGTGGGTGCAGGGCATACCTGGAGTGAGAAGGCACGCAGGGCGGGGATGGGCACCAGAGCAGCCATGAAGAAGGCGATCATGTTGCTGACAGAAGTGAGAGCCACGCTGGTCCCCGTGCGCCGTAGGCACTCTCCTGTCTGCTCCTGTAGGACACAGAGGGGCACAGTGACAAGGGAAAGTGGGGAACAGTGGGATATCCCAGGACAGGGCTGAGTGCTCACCTTGAAGGGGATGTGCTGGCTGGTCTCAGTGAAGGCATGAGCCAGGAGGAACATGTCATCCACACCAATGCCAAGGGCCAGGAAGGGCAGCACCTGCCAGAGAGCAGCCAGTGTCAGCACAGGGACGCAGCCAGCACCTGGGACAAGGGGACCCATGGCTCTTCCCCCAGCACCTACCTGCGTGGTGGCTGCATTGAAGGAGATACCGAGCAGTGAGCAGAGCCCTAACCCAGAGGCTACAGAGAGGGCCACCAGCAGGACCCCGGCCAGGCCAACGGCACCCTGTGACTTGGAGCAGTCCCAGCGCAGCATGGTGACGCAGGCATAGGccagctggaggagcacagTGATTAGCAAGGAGGCAGTGggcagggagggatggagcAGAAGATGGACAGAGGGGAGCATACACACCATGAGGAGGTATCCCCCAGCCACCCGGATGGCACTGACGTCAGAGAAGGACTTCATGATGTCGTTGAGTGTGGTGGTGGAGAAGGCATGGATGTTCTGCGTGGCATTGGGTGGGATGGAGTcctgtgccagctgcagggcaTACATCCCATTAGAAAGAGCCAGTACATAAGTCACCCCATAACAGGACCCAGAGGGTGAGCACTGCCTGGGGACCCGCTGGACCATAAGCATGGTGCTGGCACCCACGGCCATGCAAGACTTGGGCAGAGGGGAGCTATTCCTGGTGCCCACCTCCACGAATTTCCTCTGCCAGGCCTCCAGGATAGCACCTGCCTTCTCCTCACTCCAGCTGATGTCATGGATCTCGTAGTCATCCTTGAAGTGCTCAAACAGCTGCCGGGGACTCATGAGAAGGAACATTGTCTGCAGGGCCTCGGCACTGgggagacacacacacatcctGTTGGGatcagggctgcagcaccctgTGTCCTGGGTCCCCCCCGAGCTCCACAGAATCTGTGTCTCTTATCCCCAGCCTTGCTCCAAAGTACCACCTCCCCTTGCCAAAGTGCTCCCTTGGGTGCTGGATGAGAGCACCACCACTACGGGACCACACGCTGTGCCCAGCGATCCTGCACTGCAGCCTTTACCTTAGCAGCTTGCCCTGGGAGTCTTTGGTTGTGCCGCCCAAAATCAGCTCCTCCTGCCAGCGCATGAACTTCCTGGAGAAGCCATGGCAGCCCCCAGAGAGCTCCGCCGGGATGTCGGGGCTCTGCCGGAGGAGGGAAGGCAGTGTCAGATGTGGGCAGAGGATGGTGAGCCCCCCTGGTCTCACCCCAACCCCCATGGGCTGTCACCCACCTGCTGGCTCTGCTTGTTGGGGGCACTGGAGGGGCACTGAGGGTCCCGGGGGTCCAGGCAGGGCCGCTCCATGTAAGCCTGCCCCACCTCAGCCTTATCCAGCAGCTCCTTGAAGCCTTCTAAGGATGTGAACTGCCCCAGCTCCTCCATCAACTGCAGAGGGTCCAAATTGCTCCACTGGATATCAGGACGGCCCCTGTGGAGAGAACGGCACGGGGCGATGCTGAAACCCCCCACCCCAGACACCACTGCATGGGGTCTGCACCCCGAAATCCCTAACGACAAGGCTGGGGGGAAAGCATCAGTCCTTGGTGCATCCTGCAGCATCCCCGAGCTCTGGCGCAGCAGGCCGTGCCCTGAGTCAAGCAGCGTGCCTGATCCTGTTAGGCTGGGACAAAGGGGGGCAGGCGGCCCCGCGCGCCCCGCTCCCTGCAAGCAGTCAGCACAATTACTGCCTGCGGGATAACATCTTGATAGAGGGAGTGGGGAGGGGATGTCGGGCCCGTTCTACTCTCAGCTTTTGGGGTCTGCTATAGGGTCAGGGTAGGGAGTGAGGATGGGTGTTCAGGAAATGGGGTTTATCTGCTGCCTATGTAGGATGCTCCGCTCCAGGCTCCACCTCTGCCCCAGCTCCAGTAATTCTTTGAGAGAAGGCAGACTAAAAGAAGCCAACTAACCCAGTCCAGAGAtgcaaaaaggcaaagaaaaagccCAGAGCAAGTGCGGGCTCCGGGGAGAAGGGCAGCCCGATGATTCATGAAGGCTGGCTGGGCCAGAGCTTGGTGCTCCAGATTCCCACATACCAACCGGAGCCGCTGCCACTTCCAAAGAGAGCCCCTTTTATCTGCTCTGCTTGCTTCACTGAGCCAGGGCAAATCCTTTTGTCTTTCCACAGATTGCCACGCTTTGTTCTCCCAGCCCCCGCCCTGCTCACCCCTCGGAGCCTTAAAAAGGGGACAGAGTCCCAGGGCTGCCCCATGGGTACCGCTGCAGGGAGatgccctgctgccaccccttgTCCAGATCTTCAAGTAGTCCCTGAGTTGTCTCCAAGCTCGGGGACGATGCCAGTCCCGCGGCAGACAGTTCCACTGGTGCCACGCTCACAGCCAGCCAGGCTGGGATGCACAATCCCAGGGTCTAAGGGGGGGACCAAAAAgtcccaccccccccccccccagtgctgGCTGGGCACGCCAAggccccttccccctcctcccatcCCTGAATAAGGCCACTATTTCATCTGGTTGGCAACGggcagctttcagagcagcattaGCATGAGAAAGCACTGGGCTGCGTTTGCTGACAATGCACAAGGCTGCCCGGCCTCTCCCGGACAAACACGGCTGTA is part of the Excalfactoria chinensis isolate bCotChi1 chromosome 8, bCotChi1.hap2, whole genome shotgun sequence genome and encodes:
- the PTCH2 gene encoding protein patched homolog 2 — translated: MPAEPPRSAPPRAAALRKAQPEGRGAPLWLRARFQALLFALGCRIQRHCGKVLFVGLLLFGALAVGLRVASVETDIEHLWVEAGSRVSQELRYTKEKLGEESVYTSQMLIQTPKREGENILTQEALQLHLEAALAASKVQVSLYGKSWDLNKICYKSGVPIIENGMIERMIEKLFPCVILTPLDCFWEGAKLQGGSAYLPGRPDIQWSNLDPLQLMEELGQFTSLEGFKELLDKAEVGQAYMERPCLDPRDPQCPSSAPNKQSQQSPDIPAELSGGCHGFSRKFMRWQEELILGGTTKDSQGKLLSAEALQTMFLLMSPRQLFEHFKDDYEIHDISWSEEKAGAILEAWQRKFVELAQDSIPPNATQNIHAFSTTTLNDIMKSFSDVSAIRVAGGYLLMLAYACVTMLRWDCSKSQGAVGLAGVLLVALSVASGLGLCSLLGISFNAATTQVLPFLALGIGVDDMFLLAHAFTETSQHIPFKEQTGECLRRTGTSVALTSVSNMIAFFMAALVPIPALRAFSLQAAVVVVFNFAMVLFIFPAILSLDLYRREKRRLDILCCFYSPCSSRVIQIQPQELADANDNHASHPSPYGHPGVATSTQITTTVQAFTQCDPSGHHIVTVLPPTSQVCTSPAVLLPPADPLGSQVFTPSSSTRDLLAQLDEAKGGRECVPLPLCRWSLSDFAREKYAPLLLRTQTKVVVVVLFLALLGLSLYGTTMVHDGLYLTDIVPRDTKAHAFISAQFKYFSFYNMFIVTKGGFHYPGAQAALLSLHQAFSTVKYVVREGNHDLPKMWLHYFQDWLRGLQATFDRDWQAGRITHDSYRNGSEDGALAYKLLIQTGNKKEPFNFNQLTTRRLVDENGIIPPDTFYICLTVWASNDPLGFAASQANFYPPPPEWIHDKYDTTGENLRIPAAQPLEFAQFPFYLSGLRRTADFIEAIESVRAICQEAAQRHGVLSYPSGYPFLFWEQYIGLRHWFLLAISILLACTFLVCALLLLNPWTAGIIVSILAMMAVELFGIMGLMGIKLSAIPVVILIASVGIGVEFTVHVALGFLTAVGSRNVRSAAALEHTFAPVMDGAVSTLLGVLMLASSEFDFIMRYFFAVLTILTLLGLLNGLVLLPVLLSVIGPPSEASPVDNGPRLPPTEPVPPCLGPGGLYIRRAPAWPAAFTDTSDTECYGDGVGPGSPQGPFIVPPAPAHILLEAGKDPSFPRITVLKPYKDSPDAQGKKEQPIPQPAASLPFGEPCPAQPRDYPHPTAPPRLGQPCSSSPWPAPRASLPAYSTHLQGPAGSYTTVTATASVTVALHPTLPGSYPSFGTETDSLEEPSTVPDSFEMQSLGRHGAGTRH